CAGTCGTCGTTGCTTGGAGGTTGGTACCACTAAAACTAAGCTAGCAGCCCTTTCGTCATGGGTGGATCTGGATCTTTGCGCGGATTTGCATtgttttgttcttcttcttttgtttgAATTCGTGCATCGCAGGCCctcttttgtttgaattcataacttttttttttgcgaggagtttgaattcataaCTTGATGGCTGGTGAGCCTTAATATATAGTTTGCTTATTGGTTATTGGCAAATAGCAAGCATTCACTTTTCTATAGTTCTTGGTTGGAGAAGAGAGGGATTACTTTGTAAAAGACACTGAAAAAAAGGGGGATTTCCCCCCCTCCTGCATGCTCTTTCTAAAAAAAGAGACTGATTGCAGACTGGCCAGAGGCGGCTTCAGCTATGTTAGTAGTAGTAGTCAAATAACGAGCACAAGAGCAGCAGGTAGATTGATGTTGATGTAAAATAAAAACGCCGACGGCTTGCATTGTAACCCATGTCCACGGCGAGGAAAAGTTTGTGGAAACTGGATTTCCATATGGACCATGACCTAGGGCTGCTACAAAAACTAGGATGAGTCAAAAATACAAGTGCAACTAGCAAATAGATGTTGATGTATGACGACGTAGTATATGTATAGCCAATTATACTTGTGTGTTGTTAGCAGATACGTAAGAGAATTGTGCATCTTTGTATATATTATTAAGGAAGAACGCTTGAAAACATgcagcagaagcagcagctGTTTTTTCAGGTCACACTCCGACCCTAATTTGGTTTgagctagcagcagcagcagcctaaTTAGTATTGTCATTACACTGCAACTGATATTTTTAAATGAAGACAAGTATCTGTCAGGGACAGATCCAGATAGATAATGATGCTGATGGACTCATCAATCGGACGACCACGTGTCCATTCCCACGGCGCTGCCTAGCTTATTATTAGCTGGTTTTCTTTGCTAGCTTTCCATGACGCTGCTGTTTGCCGCTGCTGATTTTAATTTATTATTTGGCCTGATTTTGATTTGGATTTGGATTTGTTTGCCTCCGTCTACCGTACCGCCGCGCACGCACCTACATACAAAATTAAACAGTGATGGATCGGATTCTCTATAGATGCATGGCTGGATGGATCGATCATCGATGCGGCGCCGCCCGTAGCATGCATACAGCAATGACCATGTTAGTTGTTGTCCAATGCAAATTGCTTAGTAGTTAGCACCTAATAATGCATGAACCATCACATGCATGCAGAATAAGCTTCTGTATATCTATCTATGATCTATCTATATGTAAGCTCGCCTGGACTGTAATAATAATATTCTCTCGCATGGATTGCATGTTCGGATGTTCCATTGTATTATTGATTGATCAACCAGCAGATCTATCAGAGCAGTCCCAGTTGCTTGAAAATAAACAAGGTGTGTGCAAGTCTGCAAGACCTCCGGGTCTTAAACTTGGCTCGAGCAGTCTTTCAGCTCCCCCAACTTTCAAAATTTAAGTATACATTCGGATTCTTAAACTTGTCAATCGTATCGAGTGAGATCCAAATCACACTTGCTTATGCTAAATTGAAAGTTATATAATTTACTCAAATATATAAAATTATGCACAAAATATATAcacaaaaaattataacaaattTACTTGTACAAATACGTTCAGATACAAAATATATGTATAAATTTTTGTAGGAAAAATGAAACTTATATGACAAAATTTGTAACCAATTAGAAAAcagaaaataataaattttGGAGGAAACATTGGAAAAATAAGTATTTTGACATAAAGttttcaaacaaaattttggaCAAACTTTGAGTGCAGCGtaaaaaatcaaaaataaattttgGGCCCACGTGAAAGCTCCCACATCAGCAGAAAATACTTCAGCTTTATAACTTAAGAATGGTAATTTGGACTTCATGTGACATAATTAGTAAGTTTGTAGGTCTGAATGTGCAGTTTGGAAGGTTGAGAACCTAGATGACACTACGAACAAGTTCAAGCATTTCACTGTGTGTAAAGATAACTGATGTACTTATATATTTGCGCCTGAAAATACACAGTGGCAAATTTCGTATATTTGATCACCGCCATTTAGCGAAACTAATCATAATAAAATTTCTCATATATTTAAGGATGCTTGCACACTGTACAAATTGGTTTTTGTATTTACAAAATGCAATATATACTCATTGGGATTGCAAAGAAAAGGCCGGTTTATATTAGCTAGGAGGATTGTAGCCAGTCAACCATGCATTAAAAGACAGCAGCTTTGATTTGATTGGAAAAGAGAGGGAAGATACATGTGCGGGGCTGAAGATGGAAAGTATGCGCTGGTATGGTCCATGGATGTGTATATATAGCACATATATACTCCTATAGGCTATAGGTAGGCAGCAGCCTCCTTCCTGTTCCTGAACCaagcaaggaggaggtggtAGGTTGGCAAGGCAATGGCAAGAGAGgtgtcgtcgtcggaggaggGCCGTCGGCGGAGCGGCGACCAGATGAGGAGGATGGAATTAGAaggggatgatgatgatgcgtggcggcggtgggctGTTCTTGTTGCGACGGTGTGGATCCAGGCTCTGACGGGGACCAACTTCGACTTCTCGGCCTACTCGTCGGCGCTGAAATCGTCGCTGGGCATCTCCCAGGAGGCGCTCAACTACCTGGCCACCGCCTCCGACCTCGGCAAGGCATTCGGCTGGTCCTCCGGCCTCGCCCTGCTCTACATCCCCCTCCAcgccgtcctcctcgtcgccgccgtgctGGGGCTCGCCGCGTACGCGCTGCAGTACGGCTGCCTCGTCTCCGTCAACCTCGCCGCAATCCCATACCCGCTGGTATATATGTGTTCCATTGCTTcgattcattcattcattctcTTTTCTGACAAGAAGCAATAGCAGCAATccgctagctagctagagctATTTGCGTGTCCATTTGCTGTTCAAGTATCATTGAGCTATTTGCTCTGAACGAACAAGAATCAAACTGATGATAGGGACGGATGATAGGGAATTGAAGGGACATTTGCTATTTGCTCGCTGCATCCATCCAGTATGTATGTATGCATTtccatggcggagctgaaagggagggagggaagagGATTTATTTCATAGGAATAGGACACAAACTACCTGCCTCCTTCACTTCCTTCGTGTGGCTGCCCGGCCGCCACCAACATGCAGCAGCATTGATTCCTGTTACTAATTTTAAGCCAGATACGACCAGTGGGGTAAAATTTACCTTTCGTTTTCATGGATGGAACAAGACTCAGCTCCTTCTTCCTTACATTTATATAAACCTATATATTAGCTCACAAATTTTCTTGACAGGAGGGAGACTTTCCCCAAATGTATGAAGCCCCGACACAGACACAAACACACGTTAAACTGTCAAGATGCCGCAACATGCAATTTATGGTGAATTTAATTACTCGATCAAATTCTGATTCATATGTTGCACTGCAGGTGTTCTTGGTCTGCTTGATAGCAGGGTTGAGCATCTGCTGGTTCAACACAGTCTGCTTTGTTCTCTGCATACGCAGCTTCTCCGCAAACAACCGCCCCTTGGCCCTCTCCCTCTCAATAAGCTTCAATGGCCTCAGCGCCGCCTTCTACACTCTCTTTGCAAATGCCCTATCACCTTTGTCCCCATCTGTCTACCTCCTCCTCAATGCCATCCTCCCTCTTGCCATCTCTATTCTTGCGCTCCCAGCTATACTCCTCTGCCACAAGCAAGACAGCCATCTCCACAGCATGCCCAATCATGACAGGCGTGTCTTCCTTGGCCTCTACATCCTCGCATTCGTCACTGGCACATATCTGGTGGTCTTTGGATCTTTCACCGCAACCAGGTCCGCTGCACGGGTTATCCTCACAGGTGCCATGGTTCTCCTCGCCCTTCCTCTCATCATCCCTGCCTGTTCCAGTTGCTCACATGGCCCTGACCCTGCATCTCCACTAAACCATGATGACCCACATAAACCACTACTAACCAGCAACAATCATCAGACAGTGGCTGATGCCGTGATGGAAAAAACAATGGATCACCAGCTGCAGGGCAGTTGTTGTGGAACAATACTACACAAGGGCCGCCTGGCGGTGCTCGGTGACGAACATAGTGCAAAGAGGCTCATTGGGTGTGTGGACTTCTGGCTCTACTACATAGCCTACTTCTGTGGAGCCACTGTTGGGCTGGTATACAGCAACAACTTGGGGCAGATTGCACAATCATTGCACCAGCAGTCACGGCTCACCATGCTACTTGCTGTCTACTCATCATTCTCCTTCTTCGGCCGTCTTCTCTCTGCACTCCCCGACGTCCTTGACAGGTTCTTCTATCTTGCTCTATATCTTatcaatcatcatcacatggccTCCTAACTAACTATATATACAATTTGTATACAGGACGGTGTCACTTGCTCGGACAGGGTGGCTTGCTGCTGCCTTGGTGCCAATGCCAATGGCCTTTTTCCTTATGTGGAAACAACAAGATGGAAGTGCTCTGGTAGTAGGAACAGCCCTAGTTGGCTTAAGCTCAGGGTTCATCTTCGCTGCAGCAGTATCGGTGACCTCCGAGCTCTTTGGACCAAATAGCGTCGGTGTGAATCACAACATCCTAATCACCAATATCCCACTGGGCTCATTCCTCTATGGCCAGATTGCTGCCATGGTATACGACTCGAATGGCCAAAGAATGTCAGTAATGGATAACCGCACTGGCACTATTGACACCATGATTGTGTGCATGGGGGCGAAGTGCTACTCAACCACCTTCTTCGTGTGGGGTTGCATCACATTGCTGGGGTTAGCATTGAGCATAGTCCTATTCAAAAGAACAAAACCAGCTTATGCTACTAGTGCTAGTCGATCAAGTTGTAAGCACCAAGTTTCCAGTTGAACAGAGAAACTCCTTGACCAGTGCCTTGCTGCTTTGAAAAATCATTGTTAGCTTGTACAAAATTTTGGTTTAGTTTTAGCTGAAATTGTTACATATAGATACACGAAATGAGTACCACCACAAGACACATCAAGAGGATAGGAAATTACTAGATCCTAGCAGCACTTGACTGATGACGAAATTAGGGACTGGAGAGTCTGCTGATGAATTAAAAAAAGCTTGAAGAAATTACAAGAGGGAGGGTTGGAGGGGGATTGGGGGGAGCGAGAAGCGTACAGAAGACGGTGTGGATCATGAAGAGCTCCATGGCGGAACCTATGGAGGCCCCGACCGCGGCGATCTTCAGGTACCAGCCCGCGAATATCATGATATGGTTCGGTCCAAGTGAATCCTCGAGGGCAGGGGTGGCTACTGGCTGGAGGGAGCTGAGGtgacggcgaggcgaggcgaggcggcggcggcgactttgAGGCCGCCGGCGATGAGAGCCTAGCAGAGGCATGTAATATgggggcccggcccggcccaccGAGGCCCAATACTATTACATGAGACAATCTAATCTAAAACAATTAGAACGGGACTGCAATCACTTGCATATCATTGCCATTCTTAAACTGAGGCCACGTATATATAACTGAACGTGTAATTTTGGCAGTTTCAACATTGAGCAAGAAAATCAGATAACTGAATGAATAGTCTGTGACAGACAGCATCTCCAGTGTGAGTGTCTATCTAGGATTGATATAATGACCATTGTGATCACTCAGCTCAGTACAAGAACAGATGTAGTACGTATGTAATTAAAACAAGCTAACTGATGAAATTCTAAGCTCACGTGTGCTTTTTCTTTACGTTATCCCTAATATAATACTACACGCATCAACTTTTTCTATATTGCAGTTGTTTTGCTGCCTAACCTGAAATGGAGAGGTCCTCCGCTGCCCaaccttttgttttctttcttcttgCTGAATTCCTTGCTTCACACCAAATCGCATTGCGTGTTTACCTAACCATTGTTTTTGGTTGTGGCAAACACTTTACTGCTTTTGTTAGCAACCCTTATGGCATGGCATTTCATCTTATAAGGGAAATAAAATAAGGTTTTATGCATTTTTGAAACTCTGTAAACTCACCAATATTATAGACAAGGAATTTTGCACAATCCATTTGCTTTGGAATAAATGAATGTAActctgtttagttggtgaaaagttgttggttttgatactgtagcacatttcattgttacttgacaaataatatctaattatggactaattaggtttaaaagattcatcttgtgctaatcagttagattgtgtaattagttattttttcaactgcatttaatgctccatgtatgtgtccgaacatttgatgtgataggtaccgtagaaaattttttttggaactaatcAGGACCGTAGTAAtataatgttttttttgtttgtggccagaaaaataataataggacAGATTTTGACTCGCATTTTGTTGGCGAATAGGAAACGTGCAGGCTGATGGACCGACGCGTTGAACAGTCAGTGTGTCGGTGGCACGGCCGGATTTGTGTTCGCTCGCGTCGCGCCCCTCCTCTCTCATCTCAGATCCGCCAAACCCGGCTGCTGGCAGATCGCCCCGCCTCGCCACCATGGCCGCGGCCTCCCCTCCGCTCCtccccaccaccgccgtcgtcccggcggccgccacgccATCCCCAAcccccatccccatccccagcgccgccgccgacgacgccaACCCGGCCGCGGTGCGCGCCTTCCTGTCCCGGCTCCTCGACTCCGGGCGGCGCGCGCTCTCGGGTGCCCGCCCCTGGTCCGAGCTCGCGGACCGCGCGGCGCTCTCCCGTCCGGAGTCCCTGGCCGACGCCACCTCCCGCCTCCGCAAGAACCTGGCCTACTTCCGCGTCAACTACGCCGCCGTGGTGGCGCTCTCCCTGGGCGCGTCGCTCCTGGCCCACCCCTTCTCGCTGGCGGCGCTCctggccctgctcgccgcctgGTGCCTGCTCTACATCCTCCGCCCCGCCGAcgcggcgccgctcgccgccttcGGGCGCACCTTCTCGGACAAGGAGGTGCTGGGGGGCCTGATCGCGTCCTCGGCGTTCGTGGTGTTCCTGACCTCCGTGGGGTCGCTCATCTTCTCGGCGCTGGCCCTGGGGGCGGCCGTGGTGTGCGCGCACGGCGCGTTCCGCGTGCCGGAGGAGTTGCTGTTCGTGGACGAggccgcggagcagagcggcaACCCGCTCATGTCCTTCCTGGCTACTGCAGCAGGCAGCACAAGAGGAGGACGCGTGTGAGTGATGGAGAATCAATTGGAGAATTGGATGTGATGACTTATTTGAGTATGCTTGTTGCTTTAATCGATTGATTGATTCATACTacaaggccctgtttgggactGCGTGCCAAAGAAGCGAGGCGCGCATAAGCGCAACGCGGCTCGGAGCTGGCTTTTCGCGATTTTGGGGCCGCACGTTGTAACTGCCGCTTATTcaacgcgcggcggccgggcaaCACGCGTCTGCCGCAGCCCGTTTGGCGGGTTTAATTCGCTTCTTTGCCTCAGAAGCGAAAACGAAACAAACgcggtcccaaacagggcctactACTAGCATTCTTCTGGCAGCTCGATCTACTACTCCGTATATGAATGagggtttttttctttttttttattgcgACTCGATTACAGAAGAAGAATACATACAGCATATAATAAtataaggccgtgtttagttccccttttttgaattttgaaaggaaatttttttcatatttaaagtactaaatataaactaatcacaaaactaattacagaactcgtttgtaaactacgagacaaatctaataagtctagttaattcatcattagagcatgtttactgtagcaatttagtgtctaatcacggcctaattaggttcattagattcgtctcgtgatttacagtccatttgtgtaatgcgaatTTTTTTCATCTATATTTGGTACACCATACGGACGTTTTACAAatcttttgaaattttgaagattgGAGGAATTGTGAGTGCAATGGGTTTCATGGAAGTCTGAATTGGGATGCACATTCAACAAAGCAGCAGCAACATATGCTGTGTGACGTGACTCGATGTCATATGGGGCGGGCAAACTCATGCATCAGCTGCTACACATttgtctttttttcctttttttttttggggagaAAGCTGCTACACATTTGTCTTTGGAAAATGGAAATGGCGCCCATGTCCAAACTATATGCTTTCTCCGTAAGCAGGAATATTTCTCGATAAAAAAAAGCCAATCATACACACCATAGTATGGGCGTTCCTTTAGATTGGTTCCATGTAGACATGTTCATGGTCTTTGTAACGACCCGCtcaggataacggctaagatctattCTACACTTTGAGTAAACCatacctgctaaataactttcttgcgctttcgtcctcgcttcgcgcaaaaggctGCAGCCGGAATTATTCACTTTCCCGTGACCGGTCTTTTAAACTGGTCTGTCTCGTTACCGTTTCTCGGTATGGGACTAAACTGGGAATACGGTGCCGGAGCTACAATATTTTTCGCGCTACAGTAGCCGTGCTACAGTAATTCGAATTCAGCCCGGCCCAACTGGCCACGGGCTGTCACAGTCACCCCCCGTTGAggactcgacgtcctcgtcgagaCATCTAGCCAGCTTACCCATACGGGACAAAGGAgcaggatctcctctcttgggCCACGTCCCATATGTCTAGTGCTACGATCCCATGTGCCACGCCCGTGGGTtcactgccagcagcccatgtgtgtcCGTCCACATGCAGTTGGCATCTGTGTTTCCACGCGCCGACGTGCTCATGTacgcgcacttctgcccgtacgtggcgtgaaccgcgagagtatggctctgataccccttgtgagaaccgcccaatttgatactattttaaacgaaccgccgatcattatcatccagatgagagttaacacgtgcttgccggagagcgtgccacgtgttatcccacatctagagacacgaataaccgacacgtcattcatccaaaataatatcaaatccggtagtcc
This genomic interval from Panicum virgatum strain AP13 chromosome 8K, P.virgatum_v5, whole genome shotgun sequence contains the following:
- the LOC120643386 gene encoding protein NUCLEAR FUSION DEFECTIVE 4-like, whose protein sequence is MAREVSSSEEGRRRSGDQMRRMELEGDDDDAWRRWAVLVATVWIQALTGTNFDFSAYSSALKSSLGISQEALNYLATASDLGKAFGWSSGLALLYIPLHAVLLVAAVLGLAAYALQYGCLVSVNLAAIPYPLVFLVCLIAGLSICWFNTVCFVLCIRSFSANNRPLALSLSISFNGLSAAFYTLFANALSPLSPSVYLLLNAILPLAISILALPAILLCHKQDSHLHSMPNHDRRVFLGLYILAFVTGTYLVVFGSFTATRSAARVILTGAMVLLALPLIIPACSSCSHGPDPASPLNHDDPHKPLLTSNNHQTVADAVMEKTMDHQLQGSCCGTILHKGRLAVLGDEHSAKRLIGCVDFWLYYIAYFCGATVGLVYSNNLGQIAQSLHQQSRLTMLLAVYSSFSFFGRLLSALPDVLDRTVSLARTGWLAAALVPMPMAFFLMWKQQDGSALVVGTALVGLSSGFIFAAAVSVTSELFGPNSVGVNHNILITNIPLGSFLYGQIAAMVYDSNGQRMSVMDNRTGTIDTMIVCMGAKCYSTTFFVWGCITLLGLALSIVLFKRTKPAYATSASRSSCKHQVSS
- the LOC120643387 gene encoding PRA1 family protein B2-like; this translates as MAAASPPLLPTTAVVPAAATPSPTPIPIPSAAADDANPAAVRAFLSRLLDSGRRALSGARPWSELADRAALSRPESLADATSRLRKNLAYFRVNYAAVVALSLGASLLAHPFSLAALLALLAAWCLLYILRPADAAPLAAFGRTFSDKEVLGGLIASSAFVVFLTSVGSLIFSALALGAAVVCAHGAFRVPEELLFVDEAAEQSGNPLMSFLATAAGSTRGGRV